In Marinomonas posidonica IVIA-Po-181, a single window of DNA contains:
- a CDS encoding tRNA-queuosine alpha-mannosyltransferase domain-containing protein, which produces MRILIISAYEASSHKVWAKALMNGLDQHDWCYMSLPARHFAWRIRGNAMSFAFDPKFKDTLQKPYDLVIATSMTDCVGLKAFCPDLQNIPWILYFHENQFAYPASDNQQGLIEMQMVTLYSALAADLCVFNSAFNQRSFFQGAKALLKKLPDYVSPDWLANTQANSQVIPVPIEWPLECLIEKPFSTEGQADSLMGASRLKIAWSARWEFDKGPDRLFAILQALEATGLDYEMAIMGEQFRSVPEVFTNIQRQFSHRITQFGYAESREQYFAILASSDLFLSTALHEFQGLSVLEAVAVGCVPILPNRQVYPELFGEECLYQSHLDDLTKEASSAADLIQSFAQHRIKPPSVTDFRLENVLARYQALIRLFEK; this is translated from the coding sequence GTGCGAATATTAATCATCAGTGCGTATGAAGCAAGCAGTCATAAAGTGTGGGCAAAGGCGTTAATGAATGGCCTAGATCAGCATGATTGGTGTTACATGTCTTTGCCTGCTCGCCACTTTGCTTGGCGTATTCGTGGTAATGCCATGAGTTTTGCGTTTGACCCCAAGTTTAAGGACACATTGCAAAAGCCTTATGACTTGGTGATAGCAACCTCAATGACGGATTGCGTTGGGCTGAAAGCTTTTTGCCCTGATTTGCAAAATATTCCTTGGATTCTCTATTTTCATGAAAATCAATTTGCTTATCCTGCGAGTGACAACCAGCAAGGTTTGATCGAGATGCAGATGGTAACCTTATACAGCGCTTTGGCGGCGGATCTGTGCGTGTTCAATAGTGCGTTTAATCAAAGGTCTTTTTTTCAAGGAGCGAAGGCACTGCTGAAGAAACTGCCAGATTACGTGTCACCAGATTGGTTGGCGAATACACAAGCTAACTCACAGGTGATTCCCGTTCCAATTGAATGGCCGCTTGAGTGTTTGATTGAAAAGCCGTTTAGCACAGAAGGGCAAGCGGATTCTCTAATGGGGGCTAGCAGGCTCAAAATAGCTTGGTCAGCGCGCTGGGAATTTGATAAAGGCCCAGATCGCTTATTCGCCATTTTACAAGCATTGGAAGCCACGGGTTTGGACTATGAAATGGCCATCATGGGAGAACAATTTCGGTCTGTGCCAGAGGTGTTTACGAACATTCAGCGTCAGTTTTCACATCGTATTACTCAATTTGGTTACGCCGAAAGCCGAGAGCAATATTTTGCCATATTAGCCTCATCAGATCTCTTTCTTTCAACTGCTTTACATGAGTTTCAAGGGCTGTCTGTCTTAGAAGCGGTGGCGGTAGGTTGTGTTCCCATTTTGCCTAATCGCCAAGTGTATCCTGAATTATTTGGCGAGGAGTGCTTGTATCAAAGTCATCTCGATGACCTGACAAAAGAGGCCAGCAGTGCCGCCGATTTAATTCAGTCTTTTGCTCAACATCGCATAAAGCCGCCCTCAGTAACGGATTTTCGTCTAGAAAATGTGCTGGCGCGTTATCAAGCATTGATTCGATTATTTGAAAAATAA